The Erythrolamprus reginae isolate rEryReg1 chromosome 3, rEryReg1.hap1, whole genome shotgun sequence genome contains a region encoding:
- the LOC139165382 gene encoding tigger transposable element-derived protein 1-like — MPPKLASSSSAETQGKHQRKTLTIQEKVKLLDMLKEGKSYAAVGRHYRINESSVRYIKKDEKNIRSTVTFTFNKTPKRVVSSRNKGIIKMESALAIWMEDCRKKFFVLDSNMIRTKAKSLYDTMTEDDDNEEPQPSTSTASTTQKIEFTASKGWFEKFQKRFGIRSVSLHGEAASADNDAADYYVSHTFRNIIEEGGYVPEQVFNMGETGLFWKRMPSWTFIMKEEAKAPGFKAQKDRVTLVMCGNAAGFMVKPGLIYKSLNPRALKNKNKNVLPVYWMHNHKAWITKNLTRDWFHQRFLPEVKEYLTEKGLEFKVLLLMDNAGGHATDIGYSGVKITFLPPNTTSLIQQMDQGVIRAFKALYTRNLLQALVEAMDVDDNFSLKAYWHEYTILSCIKNIQKALTEMKKETMSWKKLWPEVVKDYRGFSAEEIQHSAINKAVLLAKALGGEGFTDMTAQDVNDLLDMHAQPLSDEDLLELTKSASEEEEEDNDYAVEEDFGLMLERLAMMQRTAQQLVQMAEEFDTDMIRAIQLRNYIETGMLPYKNLLTQLKKERQQLQITMFLTREMKSDKPAIAPLAEVEVRAAETSENQDEVPPEEVVPQEAQ, encoded by the coding sequence ATGCCACCCAAACTGGCAAGTTCTTCATCTGCCGAAACCCAGGGGAAGCATCAGCGCAAAACGCTGACGATTCAAGAAAAAGTGAAGCTGCTGGACATGCTCAAGGAAGGCAAATCGTACGCAGCAGTAGGCCGGCATTACAGGATAAATGAATCAAGTGTACGCTAtataaagaaagatgagaagaatatCAGGTCTACGGTGACTTTTACATTCAATAAAACGCCAAAAAGGGTAGTTAGCAGTAGAAATAAAGGCATCATTAAAATGGAATCTGCTTTAGCAATTTGGATGGAAGACTGCCGTAAAAAATTTTTTGTTTTGGACTCTAACATGATCAGGACAAAGGCTAAGTCTCTGTATGACACCATGACGGAAGATGACGACAATGAAGAACCCCAACCTTCAACATCAACGGCTTCTACCACCCAGAAGATTGAATTTACTGCAAGCAAGGGGTGGTTTGAAAAATTCCAGAAGCGCTTTGGCATTAGGAGCGTTTCATTACATGGAGAGGCTGCCTCTGCTGATAACGACGCAGCAGACTATTACGTGAGCCACACATTCCGCAACATTATAGAAGAAGGGGGCTATGTACCTGAACAAGTCTTCAACATGGGTGAGACAGgcttgttctggaagaggatgccatcGTGGACTTTTATTATGAAggaggaagccaaagcccctggctttaaagcACAAAAAGATCGTGTGACATTGGTAATGTGTGGCAATGCTGCTGGATTCATGGTAAAGCCAGGGCTTATTTATAAGTCGCTGAATCCCAGAGCCCTCAAGAATAAAAACAAGAATGTGTTGCCTGTGTATTGGATGCACAACCACAAGGCATGGATCACAAAGAACCTTACGAGGGACTGGTTCCATCAGCGTTTTCTTCCGGAGGTCAAGGAATATTTAACAGAGAAGGGCCTGGAGTTCAAGGTGCTTTTGCTCATGGATAACGCTGGCGGCCATGCTACCGACATTGGGTACAGTGGAGTCAAGATTACCTTCTTGCCACCTAACACTACCTCGTTGATCCAGCAAATGGACCAAGGCGTCATTCGTGCGTTTAAGGCGCTGTATACGAGAAATTTGTTACAGGCCCTCGTCGAAGCAATGGATGTGGATGACAATTTCTCGCTAAAAGCGTACTGGCATGAGTACACGATATTATCATGTATCAAAAATATTCAGAAGGCCCTCACTGAAATGAAAAAGGAAACAATgagctggaagaaattgtggcctgaAGTAGTGAAGGATTACAGAGGATTCTCAGCAGAAGAAATTCAGCATTCGGCAATAAATAAGGCTGTGCTCCTTGCAAAAGCCCTAGGGGGAGAGGGCTTTACTGATATGACTGCCCAAGATGTGAATGATCTTTTGGACATGCACGCCCAGCCATTGTCCGACGAAGACCTGCTGGAGTTGACCAAGTCCGCCagcgaagaagaggaggaagacaacgATTATGCTGTCGAAGAGGACTTTGGCTTGATGCTTGAACGCCTTGCAATGATGCAACGAACGGCTCAACAACTTGTGCAAATGGCCGAAGAGTTTGACACGGATATGATCCGTGCAATTCAGTTACGAAATTACATTGAAACGGGCATGCTGCCATACAAGAACTTGTTGACCCAGCTCAAGAAAGAACGCCAGCAACTTCAAATCACGATGTTCTTAACTCGTGAAATGAAGTCTGATAAGCCAGCGATAGCGCCTTTAGCAGAAGTAGAAGTCCGTGCTGCCGAAACATCTGAGAACCAAGATGAGGTACCACCTGAGGAAGTGGTACCTCAAGAAGCCCAGTAA